Proteins encoded together in one Bacteroides zhangwenhongii window:
- a CDS encoding relaxase/mobilization nuclease domain-containing protein, whose protein sequence is MIAEIQPSFSSHLSMSRKIEYQLSKVKEGNGKVLYTSTGDELAAMPAYMKLISQLNDRVKLPYAEFILSLYPGESLSDEQWLSLAGEYIERMGYGKSCYAVVLNTDKAHSHVHVLLTTIDEEGKSIPSGNNYSRSEKISRELEQKYGLLPLEREGGKRTTLGEAQYRNYYFDAALKKAMRSYNYKDKVSAVLEQSDTYRSLNKPLQEIKLANEEWRVLLGDESYDNLFALLEKGGFFNPLFKDELLQQLDRIYSFSESTSDFRRNLEQEGLYMRLVTKKDKSYYVYGIKDSGFYLKDVSLPQKYRFGNIRFDGRGMSADEQKHYLYDHVFKALNASLGYEDFKKRLAEESIRVTEHVNSKGAYGISFYMENVENAHVFKGADLSRKLTYQNIQKHFDGVAVGLSPHIDRVGEFRERVDREAFYMQGGGVMAIPELDITGSGKKSQEDDLIPSKKKRKRKSGPDFSL, encoded by the coding sequence ATGATAGCCGAGATACAACCTTCTTTCTCATCCCACCTGTCCATGAGCCGGAAAATTGAATACCAGCTTTCCAAGGTCAAGGAAGGAAACGGAAAAGTGCTTTACACCTCCACTGGTGACGAACTGGCCGCCATGCCAGCCTACATGAAACTTATCTCCCAGTTGAATGACCGGGTGAAACTACCTTATGCGGAATTTATTCTGAGCCTCTATCCGGGAGAAAGCCTTTCCGATGAACAGTGGCTTTCTCTTGCCGGGGAATATATCGAGAGGATGGGGTACGGAAAGTCCTGTTATGCCGTTGTCCTAAATACCGACAAGGCACACAGCCATGTGCATGTGCTGCTGACCACAATTGATGAAGAAGGCAAAAGCATTCCTTCCGGAAATAATTACAGCCGTTCCGAAAAGATCTCAAGGGAACTGGAGCAGAAGTACGGTCTGTTGCCTTTGGAAAGGGAAGGAGGCAAGAGAACCACGTTGGGAGAGGCGCAATACCGTAACTATTATTTCGATGCGGCCTTGAAGAAAGCCATGCGTAGTTATAATTACAAGGATAAGGTATCGGCTGTCCTGGAACAATCCGATACATACCGGTCTTTGAATAAACCCTTGCAAGAAATAAAATTGGCCAATGAAGAATGGCGTGTCCTATTGGGGGATGAAAGCTATGACAACCTTTTCGCATTGCTGGAAAAAGGAGGTTTTTTCAACCCCTTGTTCAAGGATGAACTGTTACAACAGCTTGACCGCATCTACTCTTTTTCCGAAAGTACATCCGATTTCCGAAGGAACCTGGAACAAGAAGGATTGTATATGCGTCTGGTCACCAAGAAGGACAAATCCTATTATGTCTATGGCATCAAGGATTCAGGCTTTTACCTGAAGGACGTTTCACTTCCTCAGAAATATCGTTTTGGTAATATTCGTTTTGATGGCCGGGGCATGAGCGCCGATGAACAGAAGCATTATCTCTATGACCATGTGTTTAAGGCATTGAACGCTTCTTTAGGCTATGAGGATTTTAAGAAAAGGTTGGCGGAAGAATCGATCCGTGTGACGGAACATGTAAACAGCAAAGGCGCATACGGGATTTCCTTTTATATGGAAAACGTGGAAAATGCTCATGTCTTTAAAGGTGCGGATCTTTCCCGTAAGCTCACTTATCAGAATATCCAGAAGCATTTCGATGGTGTGGCTGTCGGTCTCTCGCCACATATCGATAGGGTAGGGGAGTTCCGTGAGCGGGTGGATCGTGAGGCTTTCTATATGCAGGGTGGGGGAGTTATGGCCATTCCGGAACTTGACATTACCGGCAGCGGGAAGAAGTCGCAAGAGGATGATCTCATACCGTCCAAAAAGAAACGGAAACGCAAGAGTGGTCCCGATTTCTCATTATGA
- a CDS encoding DUF3408 domain-containing protein, which yields MATNKERTSSAAMRKLLLQSASKKEQEIQQIGSVAESTIPQPAIEHPIHEEVKESAPVKETVQEPQPEQMEKPESKPSVQSSPKTEESKVCGKKFSEYLEERKLKNTEVIRISSETHRKLKQIAMATGLGMHNIANNILEDILTSHNKEIQAILKKYMSI from the coding sequence ATGGCAACCAACAAAGAAAGGACATCATCAGCCGCCATGAGAAAACTCTTGCTGCAAAGCGCCAGTAAGAAAGAGCAGGAAATCCAGCAGATCGGAAGTGTTGCGGAAAGCACTATCCCCCAACCTGCGATTGAGCACCCCATCCATGAAGAGGTGAAAGAATCGGCTCCAGTCAAAGAAACCGTCCAAGAACCTCAGCCGGAACAAATGGAAAAGCCGGAATCCAAACCTTCCGTGCAGTCTTCTCCAAAAACAGAAGAAAGCAAAGTCTGCGGAAAAAAATTCTCGGAATATCTGGAAGAGCGAAAATTAAAGAACACCGAAGTAATCCGGATATCCAGCGAAACCCACAGAAAGCTGAAGCAGATTGCTATGGCCACTGGATTAGGAATGCACAACATCGCAAACAACATTCTTGAAGACATATTGACCAGCCATAACAAGGAGATTCAAGCGATACTGAAGAAGTATATGAGCATCTGA
- a CDS encoding conjugal transfer protein TraO, with product MEHIRLTAISLSLLLCTVSAFAQRHYENIPALELNYGTNLFGNAGNYYNLSFSRYINRTSYWKAGFSYFEKPYEYTANLPQVSTLNPEETIPETIHDKGKDFFVDGGYYRTLACNLKSVYWGIGLGGFIGTEYVRHPDKEYNFIIGPKLETELEVFILPRTALLARIQQHWNPLSIDKWNTVWNVGIKILLY from the coding sequence ATGGAACACATCAGACTGACTGCTATCAGCCTTAGCCTGCTGTTATGCACCGTAAGCGCTTTTGCGCAACGCCATTATGAGAACATCCCGGCACTTGAATTGAACTACGGCACTAACCTGTTCGGCAATGCAGGCAACTATTACAACCTGTCCTTTTCCAGATACATCAACCGGACAAGCTATTGGAAAGCCGGGTTTAGCTATTTTGAGAAACCTTACGAATATACAGCCAACCTACCGCAAGTCTCTACCTTGAACCCGGAAGAAACGATTCCCGAAACGATACATGACAAGGGTAAGGACTTTTTTGTGGACGGCGGTTATTACAGAACCCTGGCCTGCAACCTGAAATCCGTTTACTGGGGCATCGGCCTGGGAGGATTCATCGGTACAGAATACGTCCGCCACCCCGATAAGGAATACAACTTCATCATCGGCCCGAAACTGGAAACGGAACTGGAAGTATTCATCCTGCCCCGAACGGCATTGCTTGCCCGCATACAACAACATTGGAATCCCCTATCCATTGACAAGTGGAACACTGTCTGGAACGTAGGAATAAAGATACTGCTCTACTAA
- a CDS encoding Crp/Fnr family transcriptional regulator: MVQTIATLIDETLMVMGAHLHVRMTDEEKAYLDAHFELIHIKKGEHLVTRGEEVCYLYYLESGIVRLWFPDKENREISARFIQAKEFINFFLSHEEHHAHYNIKALEPCKIWRLPKKDLHQLYELSINFNKLARIHLVRSINRKIIREEEFYTLDAEARYKALLANEKWLLRSIPLKDIASYIGITPQALSNIRKRI; this comes from the coding sequence ATGGTTCAAACAATTGCCACCCTGATAGATGAGACGCTCATGGTAATGGGCGCCCATCTTCACGTGCGGATGACAGACGAAGAAAAGGCGTATCTTGATGCTCATTTCGAGCTTATCCATATCAAAAAGGGAGAACACCTCGTCACCAGGGGCGAGGAAGTATGCTACCTCTATTATCTGGAATCCGGCATCGTCCGGTTATGGTTTCCGGACAAAGAGAATAGAGAGATTTCAGCACGGTTTATCCAAGCCAAAGAGTTCATCAATTTTTTCCTTTCACATGAAGAACACCATGCCCACTACAATATCAAGGCATTGGAGCCATGCAAGATCTGGAGATTGCCCAAAAAAGATCTTCATCAGCTATATGAGTTATCCATCAATTTCAACAAGCTGGCCAGAATACATTTGGTAAGATCCATCAACCGCAAAATAATAAGGGAAGAGGAGTTTTACACACTGGATGCCGAAGCGCGTTACAAAGCGCTTTTGGCCAATGAAAAATGGCTGTTACGTTCAATACCCTTAAAAGACATAGCAAGTTATATCGGCATCACGCCACAAGCATTGAGCAACATCCGAAAGCGCATATAA
- a CDS encoding plasmid mobilization protein has product MFVTLTYSVYMKENRDISIKIRLTEAEKEQLLQRSKEEGKSLSSFIRESALKGRSISKTDVQMIYELRKIGANINQLAKHINTLPSDENILYSLDRINQYLSDVETINRKLL; this is encoded by the coding sequence ATGTTCGTTACACTCACATACTCTGTATATATGAAAGAGAATCGAGATATAAGTATAAAGATCCGCTTGACGGAAGCCGAGAAAGAACAGCTTCTTCAACGTTCAAAGGAAGAGGGAAAATCCCTTTCTTCCTTTATCAGAGAGTCTGCCTTGAAAGGCAGAAGCATATCGAAAACCGATGTGCAAATGATATATGAACTTCGTAAAATAGGAGCCAATATCAACCAGCTTGCCAAACATATCAATACGCTTCCGTCCGATGAAAATATATTGTATTCATTGGATCGGATTAACCAATACCTTTCGGATGTAGAAACCATTAACCGGAAATTGTTATGA
- a CDS encoding ParA family protein yields MGQILPGVVVAFENPKGGVGKSTLTALFAGYIHSQSNEEGGLSIAVVDIDDMQNTIGKLREDEAEDGIMKKEEEYEVINISSSEFINQLDFLQDNYDIILVDFPGNLKQNGVVETLHFVDVIIIPFEPNQTDLRPTLTFYYNIYEGIIESRRKIGKKTTVRGVMNRVLPNVLEFKEILKNKKTLPFELMQNYIKDSRVDYQRNLSTLSKAYHHPCDAFCEEVLELICNHIGE; encoded by the coding sequence ATGGGACAAATATTACCAGGAGTAGTCGTAGCTTTTGAGAATCCCAAGGGCGGGGTAGGGAAGTCTACGCTGACAGCTTTGTTTGCAGGTTATATTCATTCGCAGTCAAACGAAGAGGGGGGCTTATCCATTGCCGTGGTGGATATCGACGACATGCAGAACACTATCGGAAAATTACGTGAGGACGAAGCCGAGGACGGAATCATGAAAAAGGAAGAAGAATATGAGGTTATCAATATCTCTTCCTCAGAGTTCATCAACCAACTGGATTTCCTTCAGGACAATTACGACATTATACTTGTCGATTTTCCGGGTAACCTGAAACAAAACGGTGTAGTTGAAACGCTGCACTTCGTTGACGTGATCATCATTCCCTTCGAACCGAACCAGACCGATTTAAGACCTACATTGACCTTTTACTATAACATCTATGAAGGGATTATCGAAAGCCGTCGAAAGATTGGTAAAAAGACTACCGTGCGTGGTGTTATGAACCGTGTTCTTCCGAATGTGCTGGAGTTCAAAGAAATTTTGAAAAATAAAAAAACCTTGCCTTTCGAGTTGATGCAAAACTACATCAAGGATTCAAGGGTTGACTATCAACGCAATTTAAGTACGCTGAGTAAAGCGTACCATCATCCCTGTGATGCTTTCTGTGAAGAGGTATTGGAATTAATCTGTAACCATATAGGAGAATAA